The genome window AAAAGTTTAAAAGGCAGCGACTGTTTCAGCATACACAATAACCGGAGTAATATCACATTAAAGTCTAAAAGCACAAAATTACTATCAATTAGTATACAAAAgaaattctttttttaatttttattgtatttacatTTCAGTACTCCTGTTCgtaaacatgattttttttttttacaaaaatatccCAGTGACATTAGCCTGGAAATTAATGAATTCATTTTTACATCAGTTATGATTGCAATCAGGctaatttgttaaatttcacagtttgtaaattatttgtttatttgtattgcCTCATACATGTCCTGTATTTAGCCACTTTGTTTTCTCAGATAAATTATACAAACCCCCAAAATGGATATAGCCAAACAGCTAATTGCCCACTTGGGTGATGGTCAGAGGGGGTCAGGATGATTTTCTCAGTGCCCCATGTAAAGTGGCAACGCTATCAACACGGAGGGGGTTTTAATAAATCGGGAGATTTAAGACTCTCCCTGCCCGGGAGACAATAAAGGCATAAAAAAAATAGATCACGCCGGAGGTATGGCATGTATGCAATTTGTAAAGAGATTCATTGTCATTTAAACATGCTGTCAAATATCCCAGTGACATTACCCTttaagaaatcattttaaatcaGATAGATTTCCATCCAGGCatgttttttgaaaattatactGGACTACAAACCACAAAAGCATTGTGACAGCGATTTTTTTCCCCTTCAGTCGCAACACCAACAGAGCTATGACCATAGAATAGATCTTATTCTGAAGGAACATTTAAAGGGTAGCCTCCACTGATGGACTACAGCCGTTAGACTTCAGTGATATACAAAGATGACCGTGATGATGAAGACCCAAGGGTTGACTCTGAAGATGAGGATGAGTCACAATCAGACGAAACtgacaaagaaaacaatattcaaaCCAATGGTGATGTAGATGTAAGTAAATGGTTCAGTATTAGACCAATAGAGATGTTATTTGTCCAGTATTTGACCAATAGGGATGTAAATGTTATTGGTCCAGTATTAGACCAATATGGATGTAAATGTTATTGGTCCAGTATTAGACAATAGAGATGTGATTGGTCCAGTATTAGACCAATAGGGATGTAAATGTTATTGGTCCAGTATTAGCCCAATAGAGATGTAAATGTGATTGGTCCAGTATTAGACCAATAGGGATGTAAATGTTATTGGTCCAGTATTAGACCAATAGGGATGTAAATGTGATTGGTCCAGTATTAGACCAATAGGGATGTAAATGTGATTGGTCCAGTATTAGACCAATAGGGATGTAAATGTGATTGGTCCAGTATTAGACCAATAGGGATGTAGAAATGTGTTTGGTCCAGTATTAGACCAATAGGGATGTAAATGTTATTGGTCCAGTATTAGACCAATAGGGATGTAAATGTTATTGGTCCAGTATTAGACCAATAGGATGTAAATGTTATTGGACCAATAGGGATGTAAATGTGATTGGTCCAGTATTAGACCAATAGGGATGTAAATGTGATTGGTCCAGTATTAGACCAATAGGGATGTAAATGTGATTTGTCCAGTATTAGACCAATAGGGATGTAAATGTGATTGGTCCAGTATTAGACCAAtaggatgtaaatgtattgGTCCAGTATTAGACCAATAGAGCGGATGTAAATGATTGTCCATATTAGACCAATAGGGTGTAAATGTGATTGGTCCAGTATTAGACCAATAGGGATGTAAATGTGATTGGTCCAGTATTAGACCAATAGGGATGTAAATGTGATTGGTCCAGTATTAGACCAATAGGGATGTAAATGTTATTGGTCCAGTATTAGACCAATAGGGATGTAAATGTGATTGGTCCAGTATTAGACCAATAGGGATGTAAATGTGATTGTCCAGTATTAGACCAATAGGGATGTAAATGTGATGGTGGTAGACCCAGGTATGTAATGTGATTGGTCAGTATAGACCAATAGGGATGTAAATGTGATTGGTCCAGTATTAGACCAATAGGGATGTTAATGTGATTGGTCCAGTATAATACCAATAGGGATGTAAATGTTATTGGTCCAGTATTAGACCAATAGGGATGTAAATGTTATTGGTCCAGTATTAGACCAATAGGGATGTAAATGTGATTGGTCCAGTATTAGACCAATAGGGATGTAAATGTTATTGGTCCAGTATTAGACCAATAGGGATGTAAATGTTATTGGTCCAGTATTATACCAATAGGGATGTAAATGTTATTGGTCCAGTATTATACCAATAGGGATGTAAATGTTATTGGTCTAGTATTAGACCAATAGGGATGTTAATGTTATTGGTCCAGTATCAAATCAATAGGGATGTAAAATGTTATTGGTCCAGTTTGAATATCTGTTTGATTAGTACATTTTAGATGTAGAAGTTCCTGATAGCTTAATATTGTTACCTTGGTATATTATAAATAGATTTGAGTAACCACAACTTGACAAGGATTTAATGAATCAAGGTATTGAATGAGAAAATATCAATGCTTTTATATAATTCTAAATCACATATGGCTAAAATAGATTATGCAAAGGCTTTGACTTATGATGAAAGAAATACTTTGTGCATTAAATTTTGTCATggataaaaaaagaaagagaagTGGGAAGATAAAACAAAGTTGATGCAGGGAAGATGTTTAAGCTGAGTTTTCCTTTACAGAGTGTAGATGGCAGTGAGAGTAGTAGTCGAGTCAGCTGTAAGTCTGAGGATAAGAAGGTTAGTGGCGGTAGTTGTTGCTGTAATAGTTTTAGAGTTCAGtacgttttattttataatgctGCAATAACTTGGTAGATCTGCTCAATTATGCCCCTCCATGAAATGGCAGATACTTAtaaactttttaggtcacctgagacgaagtctcaagtgacctattctaatcgccttttgtccgtcgtcgtgcgtcgtccgtcgtgcgtcgtgtgtcgtatgtccgtaaacaatttacattttcaacttcttctccaaaactgctgaagcaatttcaatgaaattttgcacaaaccttcttaggcataaggccaatcaaaattgtgaattatatggtccccaccccccagggggctgtgggaggggccaaaaggggtaaaatttcaaaaatcttcttctctactcacagatgtggtagaatcaaatactcttcatagatagaaaggtcttaaggtcctttacaaaaattgtgaattatatgaccctggggtctctagtttccccctggggagggggttaagtttactatagtttatattgggaaaacacatttttgcagattatttggtcatttgtaataggaaatgagtcaaatgttgtcagaattatcagtatgagatggccatttaatcctattaacaaattttctatgactgacccccagggactttaggggcgggtcaaaaggggtcaaataggctaaaacttcaaaaatcttcttctgaaattctggaaatggtagaatcaaatacttttcataaatagaaaggtcttaaggtcctttacaaaaattgtgaattatatgaccctggggtctcgcgtttccccctggggagggggtcaagtttactatagtttatatagggaaaacacatttatgagcatgttttgctcaattttcattggaaacgactcaaacttggttagaattattagcctgagatagcattttaatatcatatccacattggtcctggccgaccccctgggggcagaggggtggggctaaaaaagggtcaaataggctaaaacttcaaaaatcttcttctgaaattctggaaatggtagaatcaaatacttttcataaatagaaaggtcttaaggtcctttacaaaaattgtgaattatatgaccctgaggtctcgcgtttccccctggggagggggtcaagtttactatagtttatatagggaaaacacatttatgagcatggtttgctcaattttcattggaaacgagtcaaacttggttagaattattagcctgagatagcattttaatatcatatccacattggtcctggccgacaccctgggggcagaggggtggggctaaaaaagggtcaaataggctaaaacttcaaaaatcttcttctgaaattctggaaatggtagaatcaaatacttttcataaatagaaaggtcttaaggtcctttacaaaatttgtgaattatatgaccctagggtctcgcgtttccccttggggagggggtcaagtttactatagtttatataggaaaaacacattaatgagcattttttgctcaattttcataggaaatgagtcaaacttagttagaattattagcctgagatagcattttaatatcatatccacattggtcctggccgatcccctgggggcagagggcggggcaaaaaaagggtcaaataggctaaaacttcaaaaatcttctaaaattctggatatagtggaatcaaataattatagatggaaaggtcttaaggtgttttataaaaattgtgaattatatgaccttggggtctcacgttaccctctggggaggggtcaagtttactttagtttatataggaaaaacatatttgtgaacattattgcccaattttcgtaggaaattagtcaaacttgataagaattattagcctaagatatagcattttaacattcatatccgtcctcgaggaccccttgggggaccagaggggcaggaccaaaaagggtcaaaattattaaaatttcaaaaaatacctctaagttcacaggtttgatggaagcaaatactcttcatagtctaaaaagtgaaatttataaatcactgaccaacttcaaggaccagcatatagtgtttatatgtctttaatttgtttcattatatattctaactcaggtgaccgtaaaggcccatgggcctcttgttttgttttcattaagaAATTACTTCAAGtcttatttaaaatgaaatttgaatgGAACAATTAAGTTAATTAATGAGTTTCCAATTATAGTCGTAATGTTGAAGTTTTGTTTACACAAATATTTTGGCTTTGTTTCAGAAGAAGCAAACTGTAGAACTTGAAATCCCTGAAATACTAAAGGAAGTTTTAGAGGGAGATTACATAGCTGTCAACAAAGAATGTCTGGTTTGTATCTAAACtggaatatttatcaaattctAGATGTGGCTGAAATTTTGTAACTTCTTGTGATTTCAGAAGTTTAATACTGGCTTTGttcaacatacatatatttgaaattatagAATACTGACTTTGCATGATTTTCATagaatagaaatatttgttgtttatatgaaactaCAAACgagaaaacaatgaaatttactATTTCATTAGCTAACAAGAATAATTCCttgaaaaataatttggaaACAAAAGAACACTATAAAAAACACACAGTGTCAATTGTACTCTATCTTTATAGCTCTGACACTGCAACAGAAGAAGAGAAATTGTTCAGTATGAATATACTTGATGATGTTTGGGAAGCAAATGTTGACATGTATGATAGGTACATgtaagttaataaaaaaaacatatggatgtatttttgttttctcCCTTTCATACAGTTGGTACAACTCCCAGCAGAAACCAATATTGTGAGTATTTTAGAGGGGTTTGTGAAGACGTTTTGTATCAACCTTCTGTGTGGAACACCAGAGAAAGGCAGGACTGGCACATCACAAATACCGTTTGATAGAAAGTAAGCTAgtacaatatataataaaaaatgaatcatttggataaaagaaatatacatcTAATACCAATATCCTAGAAGTAAAATGCTAATTCTTGAATTAAtgtgaaatacaaaaatgtaaaattcggAAAATTGTACATTTTCTCCAAATAGAGCTTCAGTACAATTACGTGTTTAATTCATAACAATTGCTACGATGTATTATTTTGAGTTCTGTCATATTGAATCATCTTTGTCATGTAATTGCTATGAACATTATGGTGTATATTGAGATATATttcatggtaattttttagcccaccatcttaTGATGGTGGgttattcaaatcgcctttcgtccgtggtccatggtccgtccttctgtccgtCCGTTCGTTAATTCCTGTTATCGCTACTTtttcagaaagtgctgaagtgatctttctcaaatttcatatgtaggtcccCTAGGGCCCTACTTATGCATACtatattttgggaccaatcggtcaacaagatggccgccagacagccatcttggattttgatagttaaagtttgttatcactatatctcagaaagtactgaaggtataatattttcaatgtttttatgGTTTATGGTAATGGAGTATGCTGGATGTTGGTTGTAGGTACATCGTCCGTGAGGTTCATAAGTTGAGTTGAGTTGAAGGATGAAAGACTCCAGTATGTAGTTGACGTTTTATTCTAATGTggtacattttacaatataacatacatatgGTGAGAAGGTGCCAGGCATCATGGACCCAATGGGCCCACACACACAAGTGTGCGTCCCCGTCCAGTATGTTTCTGTGTATCACTGGCCAGTCCAATATATAGACTGGTCAGATATATTGCCTACGTgtacaaatgacaaaaatgaCAGTTAACTCATGTTACCACAACATAACATTATGACATTGACATCTAGGAAGATCTAGGAAGCGACATTAGACTGACCGGTCAGACTGTTACAGACATTAGGCCTtgggacatacatgtatagcaatATTTCTCCCTGTTTAATTACCGGTCTAGTTTTAGACAATGACAATATTATTATGGAtctctaaaataaaactgattATGTTATATTACGTCCCcttgttaataattatttaaaattagatataatttgaaataataattttaaaattaaccatagtgaattaaaaaaatgtattacattacTTCATAACGTTTCGCTTAGAACAATTatcatcctgttatatgtatgtaaaaaaaataatcttaaatttaCTGATACGTTGTACCttaaaacatatgatatttagatgaaaacaacttttttttacaaaaaataagtATATCAGTttagaaaacaacaaaacactatacattaccaaaaagtaaattccaatatataaaacacactaataaaaggtaaaaaaaaatcacaatttttcAAAAAGAGTTCAGTTCATTTCTTTCTTCGGTTTTTCTGTCTTCGTACTGGTAGGTGGATGTTGGTTGTGGTCAGTAAGGTGTTGTTGGTTCTCTGCGGTTTGGTTCCTCTTGTTTTGTTctgtttgttgtttgtgttaAGACTTCGAATGGCTAGTGTCGAGTGGCGATGTATAATGGTAATTGGCTCCGAGTTGTTCTGTTTTTGTGGCACTCCAGATCGAATAGTGGTTGTGTGAAGTTTTCCATATGTAAATCGTGATCGTTGATATGTGTTTGTGGCCATGATGATCGTACAGTGGAATAGCTCCGTTGGTGATATCTGCGAAACCCAAAATTCCATCGCATTGTCACGGCATCAGTATAATAATTTCAGTGTTTGATAGTAGATTTGAAGTTGGAGTATGGCTTGAAGTTGGTACATCGTCCGTGAGGTACATAAGTTGAGTTGAGTTGAAGGATGAAAGACTCCAGTATGTAGTCGACGTTTTATTCTAATGTggtacattttacaatataacatacatatgGTGAGAAGGTGCCAGGCATCATGGACCCAATGGGCCCACACACACAAGTGTGCGTCCCCGTCCAGTATGTTTCTGTGTATCACTGGCCAGTCCAATATATAGACTGGTCAGATATATTGCCTACGTgtacaaatgacaaaaatgaCAGTTAACTCATGTTACCACAACATAACATTATGACATTGACATCTAGGAAGATCTAGGAAGCGACATTAGACTGACCGGTCAGACTGTTACAGACATTAGGCCTtgggacatacatgtatagcaatATTTCTCCCTGTTTAATTACCGGTCTAGTTTTAGACAATGACAATATTATTATGGAtctctaaaataaaactgattATGTTAtaaagggatctctctcaaatttcatatgtaggttcccctagggccctagttatgcatattacattttgggaccgatcgttgAACGAGATGGCCGCCATGTCAGCCatctcgacaaagtgttgttatttttggggtcaatccgaaatccaagatggccgccacagccgccatctttaaaaccattttgaacttcttctcaagttctaccagtgcgatttggctgcaACTTGCATgtaataatcctgacatggtcccaacaaagtgatgttatttttcgggttgatccgaaatccaagatggccgccacagccgccatcttgaaaacacattttgaacttcttctcaagttctaccggtgcgatttggatgaaacttgcatgaaaaaatcctgacatagtcccgacaaagtattgtaaacTTTCGGGtagatccgaaatccaagatggccgccatctttaaaaccattttgaacttcttcttgccgccacagccaccatcttgaaaacacattttgaacttcttctcatgttttaccggtgcaatttggctgaaacttacctgaaatgatcctgacatggtcccgacaaagtgttcttatttttcgggtcgatgcaaaatccaagatggccaccacagccaccatcttgaaaaccattttgaacttcttctcaagttctaccagtgcgatttggctgaaacttgcatgaaatgatcctgacatggtcctaacaaagtgttgttatttttcaggtcgatccgaaatccaagatggccgccacagccgccatcttggaaacacattttgaacttcttctcaagttctaccagtgcgatttggctgaaacttgcatgaaatgatcctgacatggtcccgacaaagtgttcttatttttcgggtcgatccgaaatccaagatggccgccacagccaccaccTTGAAAACCatattgaacttcttctcaagttctaccggtgcgatttggatgaaacttgcatgaaaaaatcctgacatagtcccgacgaAGTATTGTAAactttcgggtcgatccaaaatccaagatggccgccatctttaaaactattttgaacttcttcttgccgccacagccaccatcttgaaaacacattttgaacttcttctcaagttctaccagtgcgatttggctgaaacttgcatgaaatgatcctgacatggtcccgacaaagtgttctgatttttcgggttgatccgaaatccaagatggccgccacagccaccaccTTGAAAACCatattgaacttcttctcaagttctaccggtgcgatttggatgaaacttgcatgaaaaaatcctgacatagtcccgacgaAGTATTGTAAactttcgggtcgatccaaaatccaagatggccgccatctttaaaactattttgaacttcttcttgccgccacagccaccatcttgaaaacacattttgaacttcttctcaagttctaccagtgcgatttggctgaaacttgcatgaaatgatcctgacatggtcccgacaaagtattgttacatctttggttgatcccaaatggaagatggctaccatgacactatatctaactaatttcctatatgttaaggcccttgggcctcttgtttgaaataacaattttgaaagaaattgaaaatgatcctgacatggtcctgacaaagtgacaccatatatatttaattttactattgccaaggtagtcagatgaccgttaaggccctttgggcctcttgttgaagtttgttagtgttatgtatctcagaaagttctgaaaggatctttctgaaatttcttATGCAGTAATatgttgtaaaatattgaaaagcagagaaaagatcctctttccattgtcagacgtagatcattctttggtgggtgccaatgCAAGATTACTCTGGgatcttttgttgatttttttttaaaattgcaaTTATTAAATATAGGATGGAAGATATTTTCAAGTAAAagaagttgattttttttagttgAATAAGTGAATTTGTAATTACTACTGTAAAGCTGGTTTTATTCAAGAGATATTTTGTTCCATCATATTTGAGATCAACATCATTTCagcaaattaaatgaaagaatAACGAGCaagtaaatttgtttattactGTTATGTGTTAATAATTCTTGCCACAAGATAatctcaattttttttctcgcaatattaaataattatactgtattaaGTGTGTCTGTAAAGGTTactgcaaatatatattttgtgttgtagtATTCCACTGTGTAAGGAGTTGGTGGACGGACTGAGGATCTGTTTTGATCACACCTTACCTCTTGTCTTGTTATATGCCTCTGAGAGGGACCAGTATAAGAAACTTTTACAGAACAAATTCAGACCTAACCCAGAGTCAAAAACAAATAGGTGACTATTGATGCATTTAATCATTGaatgtttcaaaacaaatgTTTCTTAGAAAATATACTAGAAATCTATAACTAACAGTTGACCAGCAGTAATGCACCAGgggtaattatttttatatcttatCTTAATAACTAGTTACGATAGTCATGTTCGAGCTTGACccaattgaaaataaacaaaaacagatCTTACTTATTATTATGCAGTTTTAAACTTGAATCAGCTATTTGTTAACAATCagtatgttgttatttttgtagCCTGCAGTCACCACTGATAAAGACTCcaatgtcaaaggtcaaacagtTGCAAGGATCGAGTACTCCAGGAACAGGTGATTCTTCTCCCAAAATCCCAAAACTCTCACCAAAAGTGTTTAAGCGTGAAAAGATAGAGTTTGACGTGGCTCCAAAACCAGAGGATATAACACCACGTAGACTTACCCGCCAAGCAGCTCAGGACTCAGCCAAGAAATCCCAGACATTTCCGCAGGAAGGATCCTCATTATCAGAGGAACTAGATGTGGAAAAACGAGGAACTAGATGTGGAAAAACGAGGGGAGGTAACTCCCAGCAAACGTCGTGAGACTAGACGTAGAAAGTGCAGTGAAAACTCCACTTCCACACCAGTGTCTGTGAAGATGGAGTGTGGTTATGAGGGTGTGGAGGGGGGAGGTGTTGTGTCTCGCCGAGCTGACCCACCCCCACCCCTCCTCATTCCTAGTGTTATATCAAACCAGATGTCCGGTCAAGGCAGTGTGGACAGTAGTGGCGACAGTATACAGCCTACTGGACGTGAAAACATTGTAGAGAATGTGCTGGCCTGGCAGCTTCTTCCAGACAAAGAAATCACCAAGATCCCACCTTATCCTTCACTTATATATGGCGCTCATCACCTTCTCAGGCTGTTTGGTAAGTAGGAATGACTCTCAACTGTAAAAGTCATTTAATGCATGGTTGAAAACAATGCTATATTTATGTCTATGTTATTATATGAAATACACTGAGAGACAGTAGAAAAGATGAAATAATGCATTGTTATATAGCTTGGTGATTGtgtattatacagtaaaactgcCAGACTTGGTCCTTGGCATGGATATGGAGGAGCAGAAACTGAAGGCCTTACAGACTTTACTGGAACATTTCATGGagtaagtatacatgtacagtacagaGCTTGGTGTTGATGCTATCAATTTATGTATACCACCTTTATGTAAGTTTCATGGATAATTGACCACCACATCCATAAGGCAAGATG of Argopecten irradians isolate NY chromosome 7, Ai_NY, whole genome shotgun sequence contains these proteins:
- the LOC138326826 gene encoding LOW QUALITY PROTEIN: MSL complex subunit 3-like (The sequence of the model RefSeq protein was modified relative to this genomic sequence to represent the inferred CDS: deleted 1 base in 1 codon; substituted 1 base at 1 genomic stop codon), which codes for MSTRGIKFQYSVGECVLCFEPDPTKARVLYDAKILDQTVIKDPKNGGRTPAYHIHFQGWNNSWDRVVVENHILRNDEENRALMKKLAEITKRYTPVHDRDDEDPRVDSEDEDESQSDETDKENNIQTNGDVDSVDGSESSSRVSCKSEDKKKKQTVELEIPEILKEVLEGDYIAVNKECLLVQLPAETNIVSILEGFVKTFCINLLCGTPEKGRTGTSQIPFDRNIPLCKELVDGLRICFDHTLPLVLLYASERDQYKKLLQNKFRPNPESKTNSLQSPLIKTPMSKVKQLQGSSTPGTGDSSPKIPKLSPKVFKREKIEFDVAPKPEDITPRRLTRQAAQDSAKKSQTFPQEGSSYQRNXMWKNEELDVEKRGEVTPSKRRETRRRKCSENSTSTPVSVKMECGYEGVEGGGVVSRRADPPPPLLIPSVISNQMSGQGSVDSSGDSIQPTGRENIVENVLAWQLLPDKEITKIPPYPSLIYGAHHLLRLFVKLPDLVLGMDMEEQKLKALQTLLEHFMDYLMERKDDLFPDVSYEPH